One region of Cucurbita pepo subsp. pepo cultivar mu-cu-16 chromosome LG03, ASM280686v2, whole genome shotgun sequence genomic DNA includes:
- the LOC111790892 gene encoding uncharacterized protein LOC111790892 → MGSLDYMATEDREFEIDLEGGGYTSEDDLSSETDSTSKTHARKTFSRLRSGVLCADGSINRSGSFASSSDSTKLVKLGVDENVQLLMGSLEGEKRREFAALVEKKKNVKEKIKKGKVHKPPRPPRGPSLDAADRIFVKEIAELAVKKRATVERIKALKKMKAEKTSSSNSSLPALFITLLFFVIIIFQGMSAIGSVRVSESPVASGGGSASLIVQNLPQSSPNVNGAQSHVLNFAGNQTSDPATIEGRSVEELKNH, encoded by the exons ATGGGCAGTTTAGATTATATGGCTACAGAAGATAGAGAGTTTGAAATAGATCTTGAAGGTGGTGGTTATACTAGCGAAGATGATTTGAGCAGTGAAACTGACTCAACATCCAAAACGCATGCTAGAAAAACTTTTAGCAGGCTTCGAAGCGGGGTTCTGTGTGCTGATGGATCTATAAATCGAAGTGGTAGCTTTGCTTCCAGTAGTGATTCCACCAAGCTTGTTAAGCTAGGTGTTGATGAGAATGTGCAGTTGTTGATGGGCAGTTTAGagggagaaaagagaagagaattTGCAGCTCTtgtagagaagaagaagaacgtGAAAGAGAAGATTAAGAAGGGAAAGGTTCACAAGCCACCACGACCCCCACGGGGTCCGTCGTTGGATGCTGCTGACAGGATATTTGTTAAAGAGATCGCCGAGTTGGCAGTGAAAAAACGTGCCACAGTTGAGCGAATAAAAGctttgaagaagatgaaagcaGAGAAAACATCTTCATCCAACAGCAGCTTACCTGCCTTATTTATCACATTGCTTTTCTTTGTAATCATTATCTTTCAAG GAATGAGTGCTATAGGCAGTGTAAGGGTATCGGAGTCTCCTGTGGCTTCCGGTGGTGGAAGCGCAAGCTTGATTGTTCAGAATTTGCCTCAATCTTCCCCTAACGTTAATGGAGCTCAATCCCATGTTCTCAA TTTTGCAGGAAATCAAACTTCTGACCCTGCTACCATAGAAGGGAGGTCAGTGGAAGAGTTGAAGAACCATTGA